The Candidatus Hydrogenedentota bacterium genome includes the window CGCCGCCTGAGCCGCAGCCTGGGTCTGACCGGCCTTGATCACGATAATGGGCTTGCTCAGGGCCACTTCCCGGGCCGCCGAGAGGAAGGAACGGGCATTGCCGATGGATTCCATGTAGAGCACAATGCTCTTGGTGTTGGGATCGTCGCCCAGATAGTAGATCAGGTCACCCCAGTCCACATCCAGCATGGAACCGATGGAGATGAAGGCGCTGAAGCCCACGTTGACGCTGTAGCTCCAGTCGAGAATCGACGTACAGAGGGCACCGCTCTGACTGATAAAGCCCACACTGCCGGGCCGGGCGATGCTGCTGGCGAAGGTGGCGTTCATTCCCTTGATGGGGTTCATGACGCCCAGACAGTTCGGGCCGATGATGCGCATGCGCCCGTTGCCGGCCGCCGCCAGCACTTCCGCCTCCAGGGCGGCCCCTTTTTCGCCGACTTCCTTGAAACCCGCCGAGATGATGATGGCGCCTTTCACGCCGCAGGCCACACATTCGCGTACGATCTCGGGGATCGATGAGGCGGGCGTGACGAGAATGGCCAGGTCGACCGGCTCGGGAATGGAAGTGACGTTTGGATAGGCCTTGATGCCGAGCACGTTGTGGCGCTTGGGGTTGACGGCATACACCGTGCCCCCGAAGGGACTGCTGATCAGGTTCCACAGCATGGTCCTGCCCACGCTGCCGGGCTGCTCTGTGGCGCCTATGACGGCAACAGTCTTGGGATTAAAGATCGCCTCCAGGCAACCCTGTTTACCGGCGTCGGCTATGTTCATTCGAAAAGGCCTCCTCTATGCATTCAAAATCGTGTACTATCACTACAATGCCCCCGCGCCCGATTGCCTTGAGTTGGAGGTCAATCCTGGGTGGGTACGCTTTACTCACCGAGTGTTCAGCGTGTGCAAGTAAATTTGACAAGCAAGTTCGATGCCTGAATGATTACACAGTAATCGGGCGTGGCACAAGGCGTTAGAAGCGACCGCGTCGAGCAGTAGTGTAATGTGATCTGTTCAATGCGCTAAACTGTAGCGTTCATGGTGACACATGTGCGCAATTTGTTGTTGCCGCTCAAGAAAATGACCGGCTGGAAAGACCACGAGGACCATGAGACTCTACATCGTCCGCCACGGCGAAACAGACTTCAACCGCAACCGAATGATGCAGGGCTATCATGAAATTCCCTTGAATGGGCGCGGCATTCGGCAGGCCACGCTGCTGGCTCATCGCCTGAAAGAGGAGCGGCTGGACCGAATCATCTGCAGCGACCTGCGCCGCGCCGTCATGACCGGCTGCATCGTTGCTTCGCACACGGGAGCCCCGATGGATTACGACCCGGCACTTCGGGAGCGGAATCCCGGACTCCTGACCGGAAAGTCCTATGACGACGAACCCCGCTTCTTTACGGATATCGACTTCATACCGCCGGAGGGCGAGGGGGTTCGGGATTTCCGCTTGCGCGTACGAAAGGCCTTTGAACATTTTGCGAGTCAGGCACACCTCGCGACCGAGCGGGTGGCAGTTATCACGCATGGCCTTGTGTGCCATGCATTTGTAAGCGAGTTCTTCGGGGACGACGCGGCGGAGGGCATTGGCTCACGTAACGCCGCGCTCACCCTGGCGGAGTATGACGGGGGGCGGTGGACCCTTGTGGCCCGGGACTGTGCCACCCATCTCTCCGGCGAGGAGCCACCGCGAATTGTCGTCGCCGGAGCTTGAACCGGGTCAGGTCTTCAATGCGATGCCCTGTGCTAAGATAGGCCGGAGGTGGGAGCACGTGGGGTGCTTCGCAGACAAAGAAACAACGCCGGGTGATGTTTATGGGATCGGAAGACGCAGAACGCAGGATTATGGAAGCAATGTCGGAGGTCAAGCCGCACCGTCTTGATTCCTACACCCTCAAGACCAAGCAGTTGAAATTTCGAATGCATGACGAGGAGTTCGAGGAGATTCGGGAGACGGCGGAGCATCTCGGCCTCTCCATATCCGAATACTTCTGCGCTCTCCATCGTTACGCCCGTCCGCGGCTTACGCCAGACCCCCAGGCGGGGCAGTGGCTCCATCCAGTTCGCAAGCCGCGCCGGGACTGATACTTCCGAGCACTCTTAGACGATTACAGGAGATTTCCATGAGTCACGAGCAGGGGCGGGGCAACGACGGCAACGAAATGGCCGAATGCACCGGTCTGTCGCTGGGGCTGGGTACGCTGCTGGCCATCATTATGGGTGCGGCCAATGTGTACCTGGGGCTCAAGGTGGGCATGACGGTAAGCGCGTCCATACCTGCTGCCGTCATCAGCATGGCCGTAATGCGCGGGATTTTCAAACGCGGCTCCATTTTGGAGAACAATATCTCGCAGACGATCGCCTCCACGGGGGAAAGTCTGGCCGCCGGAGCGATTTTCACCCTGCCCGCCCTGTTGATCGCGGGCGTGTGGGACTCCTTCAACTTCTGGATCAGCACGGGCATCATTCTCACCGGCGGGCTTCTGGGCATCGTGTTCATGGTGCCCCTGCGCAAGACCCTGATCGTTGATCGCAAGGACCTCCGCTATCCGGAGGGCGTAGCCTGTGCGGAAGTGCTTCAGGCCGGTCAGGGTGGCGGCGTGGGTATTCGGGGTATCATCGTTGGTCTGGGGCTGGGCGCGTGCTTCAAGCTGCTCGGCACCGGGCTGGGCGTCGTCCGCGGCACGGTGGAAGGGGCTACCGCCAT containing:
- a CDS encoding histidine phosphatase family protein, producing the protein MRLYIVRHGETDFNRNRMMQGYHEIPLNGRGIRQATLLAHRLKEERLDRIICSDLRRAVMTGCIVASHTGAPMDYDPALRERNPGLLTGKSYDDEPRFFTDIDFIPPEGEGVRDFRLRVRKAFEHFASQAHLATERVAVITHGLVCHAFVSEFFGDDAAEGIGSRNAALTLAEYDGGRWTLVARDCATHLSGEEPPRIVVAGA